Part of the Paenarthrobacter sp. JL.01a genome is shown below.
GTACCACCCATCTCCGGACGCCTCCGGGCAGCGGAAAGGACTCGACAATTCCAGCGGGTTCCAGATAGAGCACCGCATCTGCGCCATGGCCGGTGCTGTCGGGGAAGTCGCCCATGAGGTACGCGTCCGGGTAGCTCCTTGGAGAAACGTTTGGGGCGAAGCGGCATCGGAGGGAAGAGTGGGCCCCATCCGCAACGATCGCCAGCTGCGCGGTTAACTCCTGGTTGCCCTCCTTTGAAAGGGCAACGACACGCACGTTGGCGCCTTCGTCGCAGACCTCCAGGACCTCGATACCCCGGGCAATCGCGGATCCATCCAGTCGGAGCACGGCGTCCTCCAAGACCTTCTCGGTGATGGTCTGGGGGACTGCCAGGATGAACGGATAGGCGGGATCGCTGGCGAAGGGCAGTTCGGCAACTTTGCGCCGCCGGCTGTAGGCGACACCCTTCGTGATATGGACTCCGGCGGAAACAAGCTCGTGTGCAACGCCGGCGCATGCCAACTCCGCAAGGGCCGGTGGATGGATTCCGATCGCGCGTGAGCGCATGCTTCTGCTGTTCCGGCGTTCGAGGATACGGACCCTGTGGCCACCCTGGAGTAGCCGCAAGCCCATGAAGAGGCCTACTGGACCCGCTCCAACAACGACGACGTCAAGCACGATCCTGCTTCCCCGATCCGCGGTGCTCGTGGATGAGCATGTTGTGCCAAGGGCCGTTTCGCTCAGCCCGCCAGCCGGGCGGTATGACGGATCTTAGTTCCGGCAATGTGTAACTGCGCCTGATGGACAGCAGGCCGTCTTTCACAATGTAGGAACCCCACCCCAAGGGCCAGAAGCCCGCCATGAACAGAAGGTAGGAGACGTTGCTCCGTGCCAAGTCATTGTGAAGAACTAGACGCCCGGCGAGCAATTCGGAATCGCGCAGGACTCCAGCGAACTGCCCTGAGTCCAGGTGGTGAAGGATATGGTTGGAAATTACGACGTCGAAAGCCGCTCCTTCCGCAACCAGCTCTGAGCTGTGAGCCTTTCGGTATGACACTCCCTCCACGGGGTTTAAGCCAGTCGCAAAAGCATGGGCCCGGGAGTCCGGATCTATCGCAGTCACTTCCAACACGAAGCCATCCCGCCGCGCCCACCGGCCCAGGCTGCGGGCCACGTCACCACTGCCACTTCCAATGTCCAGCAATGTCGCGCGCCCGGTTTCGGCCAAGAGCGGACGGAGGCGGCGTTCATAGGTCCGCCGCCATCGCGAAAGGAGCCTGTTGACCACGGGAAACCGAGCATATGTCCTGTTGAGCAGCAGTGGGTCACAGTCGGGGTCGTCCATGTCCTCGATGCTGACAAGGTCCCTCTCGCTCAGGGACCCCCAAGGACTCACAGAGCGGGGGAGACCAGGGTGAAAAGGCCGGTCTCCACCGTGAGGCCGGGGCCGAAGGCCATGGAGCAGATCCGCTCTTCCCGTTCACTGGCGGCCTGTCCCAGCATGTACTTCAGGACGAACAGGACCGTGGCACTGCTCATGTTGCCGAATTCCCGCAGCGTCTCCCTGGCCGGTACCAGCTGCTCCTGGGTCAGTTCCAGCTTTGACTCAACCTTGTCCAGGATGCTCCGTCCGCCGGGATGGATGGCCCAGTGGGCGATGTCCCGGTAGGGCACGCCTGCGAGCTCGGGCTCCTTGGCCAGCAGGGGCTCCAATGCACCTGTGATGTGTTCCTCGATAATGTGCGGCACGTAAGAGCCGAGGACCATTTCAAATCCCTCGTCGCCGATGTTCCATGCCATGGCTTCCTCGCCAACCGGCGTCAGCACTGTTTCGAAGTGATCCAGGCGAATCACCGGTTCGTCACCCTCGGGTTCCTTGGCGGTGATGATTGCCGCGGCCGCGCCGTCTCCGAAAATGGCGGAGCCCATGATGGTGTCCGGATCATTGGATGTCCTGACGTGGAGGGAACAAAGTTCCACACAAATCACCAGGACCACCGCTGCAGGATCCGCCACGCAGAACTGCTTTGCAGCTTTCATGGCCGGGAAGGCCGCATAACAGCCCATGAACCCAAGGTGGTAACGCTGCACCGCCGGATTCAGGCCCAAGGCCCTGACCACCTTGTAGTCGGGACCGGGATTGAAGAATCCCGTACAGGACACCGTGATCACATGCGTGATGTCATCAAGATCCACGCCTTGAGCATGGGCCACCGCTGTTTTGCCAGCCTCGATGAACAGTTTGGTGGCTTCGGTGGCAAAAATTTCGTTGCGGACTTTGGTGCTCGGGCTCAAGACCTTGTTGGTGCGTGGGTCGAAGAACTTCGGGTTTTCAGGATGCGCGTCGAGGCTCAGCTCTTCCACGGCCGTGAAGCGCGTATCGATGGCGGCCGAATCAAAACACGTCGTGACGAGCCGGGTTCCCAGGCGCGTCAACCCAGGTTGGGAGGCGAAAACCTCACGGGCTTGCTGCTGGACAAGGATGGTTGGCGGAACGGCGGTTTCGAGGGACCTCATGTATACCGGCATGCTTCATTCTTAGTGAGTAAAGCCGGGAAGACAATGGCAGAATCAATCGTATTGACCGAGGGTGGTCAACCAGAGCCAGGCGACGCCGACGGGGGACTGTTGGGCAGCGCCGCCCAAGGGACGGAGAAACCATGACTATTGCTGCCGGTTCGGATACACAATCTCCTGCGCTGCACGTTGCCGATACCCACGACCTCATCCGGGTTCAGGGCGCACGTGAGAACAACCTCAAAAACGTCAGCATCGAAATCCCGAAACGTCGGCTCACCGTGTTCACTGGGGTGTCGGGGTCCGGCAAGAGTTCGCTTGTTTTTGCCACCATTGCAGCCGAGTCGCAGCGGATGATCAACGAGACCTACAGCGCCTTTGTCCAAGGATTCATGCCGTCCCTGTCACGGCCCGACGTGGACGTGCTGGAAGGACTCACGACGGCGATCATCGTCGACCAGGAGCGGATGGGTTCCAACCCCCGCTCGACGGTAGGGACCGCCACGGACGCAAACGCCATGCTTCGTATTCTGTTCAGCCGCCTCGGCCAGCCACACATTGGGTCCCCGAACGCTTATTCCTTCAATGTCCCCACGGTGAAGGCCAGCGGAGCAATCACCGTGGAGCGCGGCGAGGGGAAGACCAAGACCGAGAAGGCCACCTTCAACCGGCTGGGTGGGATGTGCTCGCGCTGCGAAGGCATGGGATCAGTCAGCGACTTCGATCTGACTGCGCTTTACGATGACAGCAAATCGCTCAGCGAAGGCGCCCTTACCATCCCCGGCTACAGCATGGACGGCTGGTACGGACGCATCTTCAGCGGCACCGGCTACTTCAACATGGACAAGCCGATCGCCAAGTTCACCAAGAAGGAACTCCACGATCTCCTCTACCGGGAGCCCACCAAGGTCAAGGTGGAGGGAATCAACCTGACCTACGAGGGCGTCATTCCCAAGATCCAGAAATCGATGCTTTCCAAAGACGTCGATGCCTTGCAACCCCACGTCCGGGCTTTTGTTGAGCGGGCGATCACGTTCACCACGTGTCCCGAGTGTGAGGGCACCAGGCTGAGTCCGGAGGCCCGGTCTTCCAAGATCAAGGGCAAGAGCATTGCCGATGTCTGCACCATGCAGATCAGCGACCTCACCGATTGGATCCGCCAACTGGATGAGCCCTCAGTGGCACCGCTGCTCAAGGGCCTCCAGCATCTTCTGGACTCCTTTGCCGACATTGGCCTGGGCTACCTGTCTCTCGACCGACCTGCGGGGACGCTGTCCGGGGGAGAGGCCCAGCGCACCAAGATGATCCGCCATCTCGGCTCGTCCTTGACCGACATCACCTATGTGTTCGACGAACCTACCATCGGGCTGCACCCGCACGACATCGAGCGCATGAACCAGCTGCTGCTCCAGCTGCGGGACAAAGGAAACACCGTTCTTGTGGTCGAGCACAAGCCGGAAACCATCGCCATCGCGGACCACATCATCGACCTCGGCCCGGGCGCTGGAAGCGGTGGCGGCGCAGTCTGCTTCGAAGGGGACCTGGACGGACTGCGGGGGAGCGGCACCATCACCGGGCGCCACCTTGATGACCGTGCGTCACTCAAGACCCAGGTCCGGACAGCGACCGGTCAGTTGGAAGTGCGGGGCGCCGCCACCAATAACCTTAAGAATGTGGATGTGGACATTCCCTTGGGCGTTCTGTGCGTCCTGACCGGCGTTGCCGGCTCCGGGAAGAGCTCACTGGTTCACGGTTCAGTCGCCAAACGTGATGGCGTGCTGGTGATTGACCAAGGTGCCATCCGGGGTTCCCGCAGGAGCAACCCTGCCACCTACACCGGTCTTCTCGAGCCGATCCGGAAGGCATTCGCCAAGGAAAACGGCGTGAAGCCGGCACTCTTCAGTTCGAACTCCGAAGGCGCGTGCCCCACCTGCAACGGTGCGGGCATTATCTACACGGATCTGGGCGTCATGGCCACCGTGGAATCCACCTGCGAAGAATGCGAGGGAAAGCGCTTTCAGGCATCGGTTCTTGAATACAAGCTGGGTGGGCGCAATATTGCAGAAGTGCTTGCAATGTCTGTGAACGAAGCTGAGGTTTTCTTCAGCGACGGCGACGCGCGCACGCCTGCCGCCCACAAAATCCTGGACCGCCTCGCCGACGTCGGACTCGGCTATCTGACACTGGGCCAGCCGTTGACCACGTTGTCCGGTGGTGAGCGGCAACGGCTGAAGCTTGCCACGCAAATGTCGGAGAAGGGCGAGATCTACATCCTGGACGAGCCCACAACGGGCCTGCACCTGGCTGACGTCCAGAACCTGCTGGGCATGCTGGATCGTCTGGTCGAGTCCGGAAAGTCGGTCATTGTGATCGAGCACCATCAGGCGGTCATGGCTCACGCCGACTGGATCATCGACCTCGGACCCGGCGCCGGGCACGACGGCGGCAAGATAGTTTTCGCTGGAACTCCGGCCGAGCTGGTGGCAGGCAAAGCGACACTGACCGGCAAGCATCTGGCTGCCTATGTCGGGGCTTGAGAGCCACTTCCACGGACTCTCCTAAACTGGTAGCGGGACGTGTTCGTGTGGGACGAGTTGCGCGGCAGGAACACCAGTACCGTTTTGCACTGATGCACAGAACCCCGGAGTGGTCTGATGCATGACTGGTGCTGGTCCGGACAGGGCGATGACTATCAGTGCACGTCTAGCTCGGAATCAGCTCGGAAGAACCGGTTGGGCTGATGACTCCTGCTCTTCATCGAACCAGCGCACAGCGCCGCTGCCTTCGTAAGCCAGACTGAGTGTCTCCTGCATCGCTGCCGCCTGCTGGACCGCAAGGTCGAGCTGTTCAACCACTAGGGAGACGCCGGAGACGCTTTCGTCGTGGTGTTCCGCGAAGTGGACTCCCGGCATGGCGCCCTGGTGCCATTGGGCGAGTTCACGCAGCACATGCTCAATGGAGCGCTGCGTGTCCATCAGGGCGCCCAAGACCTGGCCGCTTCCGGAGGGCCGGTCAAGCCGGCCACTGAGTTCGGCGAGCTCACCAGCGGCCAGCCGGAGGCTGCCGGATGCCTCGACCACGTCTTTTTCCCTCAATGCTGCACCTGCTTCTCGTTGACGCCGTGGCCACCAGTTTACGTAAGCTTCCGTGCGCGACCAGTTCAGGCAGCGAGGACATCGCCTGAGGCATGGCAGGTGACGTTTGGAAACGCCCAATTCTTCAGGGAATTGGAGTCCTAGCAGCTACTTCTACTCCCGTGGTTTCACTGGCAGCGGGACGTGTTGATGTGGGACGATTCGGTGACATGATTCTGGCGTGACTTCTATCGTTGAGGCAGCCATTGAAACGCTTTACGAGGCGCGTATTCCGTTGGGTCCGGGTCTAACTAATGCCGAGGTCGCCGAGGTCGAGCAACACTTCGGCTTCAGATTCAGCCCTGATCATGTGGGGCTGTTGAGTCTGGCGACGCCGATGGGCCCTGGATGGGTTGATTCGTTGGGGGAGCCTGACGAGATTCGGCAGCGGCTCAACTGGCCACTGGAGGGAGCCCTGTTTGGCGTTGAGCAGAATGCTTTCTGGCCTGATGAATGGGGCGAAAGGCCAAGTGAAACGGCTGCGGCTTTGCAGGTAGCGCGCGAGCAGATGCGGCTAGTGCCGACGTTGATTCCGATTTACTCACACCGGTATCTCCCTGGCGCGCCGGCGCCGGCAGGAAGTCCTGTTTTTCCGTGCACCAAACCGACGTGATCTATTACGGCAGCGATCTAGCTGCATACTTCGCTGCCGAGTTTTTTCGGGACTCAGATCTGAAGACTCCGACTCACCGCGTTGACTTTTGGTCTGATCTGGCAGACGGCCGGTGGACATGACCTTTGGTCGTGCTGAGCGAATTTATGTATTGGGCGTAGTTGGCTGACGAATCGATGGCGTGGCGGTCGATTGTGGCCGGGGAGTAGCCGAGGGCTTCGGCGATGATGGCCACGGGGGCGAGTTTGGTGAGTTCGTGGAGGGTTCCGAGCCTGGCTGCGCGACTGCTGAAGGCCGTGCTCAGTCGTTGGGTGAGGGTTGAGGCTTGGATGTGCTGGCCGGGTGAGCCGCCGCGGAATACCCAGTTGCTTTTGGGGTGCGCTGCTGTTTGGTGATGGGTTGGGGTGGCTGCGAGTTCGCGCCAGGGCTCGTCGAGCGGTGGCGTAAGTGCGATTTTGACGGTTCCGAGGGTAATGGTGACGAGTTCCTCTGTCACGGTGACGTTGTCCCAGGTCAGTTTGGCGATGTCCGAGACTTGCTGGCCGAAGACCAGGATGAGAATGGCTGCTGCGCGGTCTCTCGGGTTCATGTCGGCAGTGCGGCTGAGATTGGTGACGAGTTCAGTCTGGGCGGCGGCGTCGAGCCGCGGGCTGGTGCCGCGGCGGTGGGGCTGCAGTTTCAGGGAGGGATCGATGAGGTTGGTCCTGATTGCCCAGTCGAGGAATCGTGATGCGATGCCTCGCGTCGTGGGGCCTTCTGCCTGCCATCGGTCCAGGTGTGCCTGGTTCACTTCGGCGAGTTCGATGCCTTGTTCGCTGAGCCAGTTCTGCAGGTCGATGGCGACGGTGACTGCTTGTTTGGCCCGCAGGAACGTTCCTCGGGTGACTTCGTCCATCTGATTCATGCGGCGCTGGTGGTGCCAGCGGATGTATCGGCGGGTGATGTCGCGGTGGCTGGGGCTGGTGATCCGGTCGAGGGCCTGCTCGGCCCAGTCGCTAAACTTTGCACTGAGTTCATCTCGTCGCGGCAGTGCATTGTGTTCGACCATGAGTCCGCGGACGTATTCGCGGGTGCGTGATGCCGGGAGTTGGTCGAGGCGGGCGTGGGTAATCGCAGGCTCGGTGGCGAGTTGTTGGAGGAATTCGGTGACGTGTGGTTGCTGGATCCAGGTGAGTCCGCTGTTGGCGCGTTTCATGGACTTCAGAGCGGTTCCAACTGCCCGGAGTTCGGGGGAGGGCGGCCGGTTGTCCGGCGTGCTGAGGATCCGGTCAACGGTCAGGGCAAGGATGCATGACCAGCATCGGTTGCCTGAGTGTAGTTCGTCTTCTTTGCCGCATGAGATGCAGTCGACGTTGAGGTGGACGCCGGAGCATTTCCGGCAGGCCGGCAGGGTGTCGACGCGGCCGGGCAAGACTCCCTCGTGGCCGCAGGCGCAGCTGCCGCGAGTTCTTTTGGCCTGTTGGTAGCAGTAGCCGCAGATTCCGCCGTCGGGCCAGCGAACTGCGATTTGATGGTGTTCGGCGCAGCGGGCGCAGGCTTCAGGCCATTTTGCGGGGTCGCCGGCTTTACGGGGCCTAGTCATCTTCGTCCGGTGGCAGAACCCGGATCCGGCGGGCAATTGGCGCACCGGGAGTGATGCCCAGGTCTTCTGGCCGCTTTGGGGCGTTCGCGGTCTTGGCGGCGCGCATCTGCACGAAGGGCTCGAACAGGTCGTTGGGCGTGCACTCGAGGATGTCGCAGAGGGCGGCGAAGGTCTGGGCGGGAATGCGCTCGGGTGTTCCAGTGACGAGCCGGTGGACCTGGGCGTTGGAGAGGTTGATGCCCCGGGCCTTGAGCAGGGGGAGCAGCTCGGTGGTTTTCCAGAGGTTTCGTTGGGCCATGAGCTGCCGGAGGTTCCAGCGGTAGCCGATCCGTCGCTGTTCAGCCATGGCTGTTCCCCTCGCCGTCGCCCGTGCGTAGCCGCTGGGCGATCATTTTCTGGATGGTCTTCTGTTTGAAGTCCGCCGACACGGAAGTATAGAGGGCCGTGGTGGAGGAGTAGTTGTGTCCGACTTGCTGCTGGATAAACAGCGGGTCGTAACCGGCTTCAATCAGGTGCGTCACGTAGGAGTGCCTCAGCGTGTGCAGGGTCAGTTCTTCCGGGAGCCCGGCGATCTTCCGCACCCGCTGGAAAGAACGGTCGAAGTTGCGGTAAACAGTCGAGCCTGAGCGCTCCGACGGCCAGAGACTGGCGGACCGGTCAGCGGTCGGGAATCGCTTGCGGCCGTCAGGGGAGAGCCAGTACTCGAGGAGCCCCACCACCCAGTCGAATTCCGGGACGGTGAGCACGGTCCGGCGCCGGGGCCCTGAGCCCTTGGTTCCCTTGGCCCAGCGCACCTGGAGCGCCCCGAAACGGCCGAACTGCTCGACGTGCGGGTTCGGGCCGAAATCGACGTACTCGAGCATCACCAGTTCACGCCGGCGCAGCCCGTAGGCGTAAGCGACCTTGAACGCCGTCGAGTCCCTCAGCGCCGGCAGCCAACGCTTTGAACCCTTGGCGAACTCGGTGTCGACCAGGTCATCTGCGGCGTCAAAGAAGGTCTGCAGTTCGGTCCGAGTGAAGGCCCGGCGCCGCGCCGGCACGGCATCATCGGTCGTATGACGGGGTGAGTTCCACTCGAAGACCACCTGCACCGGAATGTCTGAAAAGACCCGTTCGCAGAACGACGCCCAGCCGTAACGCCCGTCCGTCAGGTAGGAGCAAAACGCCCTGATAGCCCCGGAATTAGCCCTCAGCGTCGACAGCGCCAGACCCTTCTCTGAGCTGCGCCGGTCCGCCAGGAACTCGTCCACATGATGGGCCGTCCACGTCCACGGATACTCATTGGCGTGCTCCTGGAACCGCTGGACTGTCCCGCACGAGCTTTTGATGTACGACGTCGACAGGCCGCGCGCCAGCATCTGCGCACGCCAGCCATCCAACATCGCCTCGAAAACACGATCCTCGGCACGCAGCAGCCCGACATTGACGTTGGTCAGAAAGGCCGGAATCCGCCCAGGTTCAATACTCACTAATCAAACTATACGCAAAAATCTCTCACTTAATGAGAGATTACGTTGCTGCACCGCAGCATCGCGCGCATAGACGCGTTCATACCAGTCGGCGTCGAGGTCTCACTACAACCGCCTGACCTGCGCAAACACTAAAAGGCTAATTGGGACCAGTTCTCTCATCTACTTCTACTCGTCCCACTCAAACGCCGATAATCTACATTATGTCAACTAGCGTTTTGGAGGCCCACCCCCATCACGGCATCACAGAGGCTTCGAGGTAAGCCCTCCGTAAGGCTTTCCGCGCCCGAACGGACAAGGCTGAGACAGCATTCGGGGTAATCCCCATCAGCTCGGCGATCTGGGCCGGCTTCATGGCTTCCACCTCGCTGAACCAGAGCACCGACTGCCAGCGATGCGGCAGGGAACGCAATACTTGGATCAGCACGGCGGTCTCATCGACTTCCAGCCCGGAATGGTTGTTCCCGATGTCCTCGGGCAAGGGAAATCTCATTGGGCACGCACGCCGGGCCTGGATGTTT
Proteins encoded:
- a CDS encoding FAD-dependent oxidoreductase, yielding MLDVVVVGAGPVGLFMGLRLLQGGHRVRILERRNSRSMRSRAIGIHPPALAELACAGVAHELVSAGVHITKGVAYSRRRKVAELPFASDPAYPFILAVPQTITEKVLEDAVLRLDGSAIARGIEVLEVCDEGANVRVVALSKEGNQELTAQLAIVADGAHSSLRCRFAPNVSPRSYPDAYLMGDFPDSTGHGADAVLYLEPAGIVESFPLPGGVRRWVVRLGAPARGATADGLARLVESRTGEVLEPAGNTMLSAFEVQSRLLPRMVHGRVVMLGDAAHEISPIGGQGMNLGWLDAAALSPIIDASLAGTDVGALLQDFEKTRRKAAVRASRQAGLNMALGRPLPPAAMTVRNRLFAGLLGMPGVTQLVERRFTMR
- a CDS encoding class I SAM-dependent methyltransferase gives rise to the protein MDDPDCDPLLLNRTYARFPVVNRLLSRWRRTYERRLRPLLAETGRATLLDIGSGSGDVARSLGRWARRDGFVLEVTAIDPDSRAHAFATGLNPVEGVSYRKAHSSELVAEGAAFDVVISNHILHHLDSGQFAGVLRDSELLAGRLVLHNDLARSNVSYLLFMAGFWPLGWGSYIVKDGLLSIRRSYTLPELRSVIPPGWRAERNGPWHNMLIHEHRGSGKQDRA
- a CDS encoding type III polyketide synthase is translated as MPVYMRSLETAVPPTILVQQQAREVFASQPGLTRLGTRLVTTCFDSAAIDTRFTAVEELSLDAHPENPKFFDPRTNKVLSPSTKVRNEIFATEATKLFIEAGKTAVAHAQGVDLDDITHVITVSCTGFFNPGPDYKVVRALGLNPAVQRYHLGFMGCYAAFPAMKAAKQFCVADPAAVVLVICVELCSLHVRTSNDPDTIMGSAIFGDGAAAAIITAKEPEGDEPVIRLDHFETVLTPVGEEAMAWNIGDEGFEMVLGSYVPHIIEEHITGALEPLLAKEPELAGVPYRDIAHWAIHPGGRSILDKVESKLELTQEQLVPARETLREFGNMSSATVLFVLKYMLGQAASEREERICSMAFGPGLTVETGLFTLVSPAL
- a CDS encoding excinuclease ABC subunit UvrA; this translates as MTIAAGSDTQSPALHVADTHDLIRVQGARENNLKNVSIEIPKRRLTVFTGVSGSGKSSLVFATIAAESQRMINETYSAFVQGFMPSLSRPDVDVLEGLTTAIIVDQERMGSNPRSTVGTATDANAMLRILFSRLGQPHIGSPNAYSFNVPTVKASGAITVERGEGKTKTEKATFNRLGGMCSRCEGMGSVSDFDLTALYDDSKSLSEGALTIPGYSMDGWYGRIFSGTGYFNMDKPIAKFTKKELHDLLYREPTKVKVEGINLTYEGVIPKIQKSMLSKDVDALQPHVRAFVERAITFTTCPECEGTRLSPEARSSKIKGKSIADVCTMQISDLTDWIRQLDEPSVAPLLKGLQHLLDSFADIGLGYLSLDRPAGTLSGGEAQRTKMIRHLGSSLTDITYVFDEPTIGLHPHDIERMNQLLLQLRDKGNTVLVVEHKPETIAIADHIIDLGPGAGSGGGAVCFEGDLDGLRGSGTITGRHLDDRASLKTQVRTATGQLEVRGAATNNLKNVDVDIPLGVLCVLTGVAGSGKSSLVHGSVAKRDGVLVIDQGAIRGSRRSNPATYTGLLEPIRKAFAKENGVKPALFSSNSEGACPTCNGAGIIYTDLGVMATVESTCEECEGKRFQASVLEYKLGGRNIAEVLAMSVNEAEVFFSDGDARTPAAHKILDRLADVGLGYLTLGQPLTTLSGGERQRLKLATQMSEKGEIYILDEPTTGLHLADVQNLLGMLDRLVESGKSVIVIEHHQAVMAHADWIIDLGPGAGHDGGKIVFAGTPAELVAGKATLTGKHLAAYVGA
- a CDS encoding tyrosine-type recombinase/integrase, coding for MPGRVDTLPACRKCSGVHLNVDCISCGKEDELHSGNRCWSCILALTVDRILSTPDNRPPSPELRAVGTALKSMKRANSGLTWIQQPHVTEFLQQLATEPAITHARLDQLPASRTREYVRGLMVEHNALPRRDELSAKFSDWAEQALDRITSPSHRDITRRYIRWHHQRRMNQMDEVTRGTFLRAKQAVTVAIDLQNWLSEQGIELAEVNQAHLDRWQAEGPTTRGIASRFLDWAIRTNLIDPSLKLQPHRRGTSPRLDAAAQTELVTNLSRTADMNPRDRAAAILILVFGQQVSDIAKLTWDNVTVTEELVTITLGTVKIALTPPLDEPWRELAATPTHHQTAAHPKSNWVFRGGSPGQHIQASTLTQRLSTAFSSRAARLGTLHELTKLAPVAIIAEALGYSPATIDRHAIDSSANYAQYINSLSTTKGHVHRPSARSDQKSTR
- a CDS encoding helix-turn-helix domain-containing protein is translated as MAEQRRIGYRWNLRQLMAQRNLWKTTELLPLLKARGINLSNAQVHRLVTGTPERIPAQTFAALCDILECTPNDLFEPFVQMRAAKTANAPKRPEDLGITPGAPIARRIRVLPPDEDD
- a CDS encoding tyrosine-type recombinase/integrase codes for the protein MSIEPGRIPAFLTNVNVGLLRAEDRVFEAMLDGWRAQMLARGLSTSYIKSSCGTVQRFQEHANEYPWTWTAHHVDEFLADRRSSEKGLALSTLRANSGAIRAFCSYLTDGRYGWASFCERVFSDIPVQVVFEWNSPRHTTDDAVPARRRAFTRTELQTFFDAADDLVDTEFAKGSKRWLPALRDSTAFKVAYAYGLRRRELVMLEYVDFGPNPHVEQFGRFGALQVRWAKGTKGSGPRRRTVLTVPEFDWVVGLLEYWLSPDGRKRFPTADRSASLWPSERSGSTVYRNFDRSFQRVRKIAGLPEELTLHTLRHSYVTHLIEAGYDPLFIQQQVGHNYSSTTALYTSVSADFKQKTIQKMIAQRLRTGDGEGNSHG